A window of the Scleropages formosus chromosome 5, fSclFor1.1, whole genome shotgun sequence genome harbors these coding sequences:
- the LOC108930769 gene encoding FERM and PDZ domain-containing protein 1-like isoform X1: MGERERSRSPSRRTSRVEQVVGRWLRRSRDSSSRERASGEVKLAGPTGPAITPIKLTVKIARNLHLDSHGFEVSTQLPLLVTEVIAGGPAEGRLLPGDQVLTINNVVTDDLTAEQAAEIIRESWDCVTLTVLRHSAYMQCFFTQGPKSSFMTAEKRARLKTNPVKVRFAEEVVVNGHSQGNSLLFLPNVLKVYLENGQTKAFKFEAKTTVKDIVLTLKEKLSIRCIEHFALVLEEQYSSTKLLLLHEEEFIQQVVHRKEAHNYRCLFRVCFLPREPLDLLQEDPVAFEYLYLQSVSDVLQERFAVEMKCNTALHLAALHIHERLDTCGHTQRASLKSITKDWGIENFISPTLLRNMSEKDLKKAIGYHMKKIQALLEPKQKVISATQARLSYLSQLGDLQSYGGKCFTATILLQDREAMVSLLVGARYGISQVINHKLNIISTLTEFSGITRVDLLPESERVSLVKIYLQDVRQITLLMESAAAKDLSCLVTGYCRLFVDPAQSVLSWSSPAKTYRISTEEGYVSRRSSDPEDFPGVDHSTSALVDLHFSIDTARVAQERVGEKEENKEEGQKEEEIQQEQPVAAAATSEECVNAECVDKGGDATEDELSELSNWCPTDSRTDANSLDNLDEDDLVLLNPDVHHPYLLVTSEKQELTDSGSVPCPDAVSTSNDDFLCYAELSRMADSLPSPTEATDEEEEHQGPRLPPHRDCILTLDEMNMQCPTDSRPPSDWACDLPGEPHWAQSEEYTPSQDLVSAPILQPSPSFVDSSSDDEFFDANDRLTPPTALEEFTESCMDACSMTRTLNLHNLSEVDLQRAMDLELEVDKEDGAQQASLSLVKKLRKRRSFVESVYTSQVSFPTRGREAEDQVPCADRELLNLLPVLRSEDEKPIEHPNPALAKLSHPTGSHGNMISEEPLKDATLSSELMEMEPDTMEFKPVNHLLSGASRFIAAVQNHIVPGDRKCSSPDSGVRRKGLDCTGASVVLKEPVLGSKKQELNNGTNGKRDEGSSPELDSSPPVHATIPPCSSGNNSPSSEEAKEAESYDGDSEAESLSMTADQRDGSCLALVNKKGISHSCESLLLTGAEDLAFSGTTAEAGDGAAQEQTATGSRSRSSELAGRLSNSTLRAKIRKLPCCLSRSQETLSTLGSSSSADDQSPSQRISETSPVTTEVGDVTEAVAEDAEEACESAGGIVELVSEEPGEDQKLLREVNEVTSISRVKGTLMPDASPTVSSMDKLLEACKDPDRLRSPGSVEPGGQSVEEIEGTQAPKGVYEGLKHCESQQPQPLPHPCSQGKACFLSPPALQVNRTPGETCGCRTTYSNCFSGELDRAALDEELTLHEFSCRAQGLQGMGLIATTPSSFPVSSISFSSRAPLPRSSFSELSPLLSPLEPSDSLPPESLQEVLGELRSRRYALPGGFAHLQRDLADLLVILQGEPRSRSRHHWETCVAHLSENKHVLHAEARKLMSDCQRVIRVGQSPEEMLQSLSQSFRTLVQLASVCMCFSSCSHCEGSLGNVLGSLRDIAKAYGDFSQAAELACGRKSCHDLSIKVLARQCTALTSSVFCLTQLYCTLAAL, from the exons TATATGCAGTGTTTCTTCACACAGGGGCCAAAGTCTTCCTTCatgacagcagaaaaaagaGCACGTCTCAAGACTAACCCAGTAAAGGTTCGCTTCGCGGAGGAGGTGGTGGTCAACGGTCACTCTCAG gGAAACTCACTGCTCTTCCTGCCCAACGTTCTGAAGGTCTACCTGGAAAACGGCCAGACGAAGGCCTTCAAGTTCGAGGCTAAGACCACGGTGAAG GACATTGTGCTGACTCTGAAGGAGAAGCTGTCCATTCGCTGTATCGAACACTTTGCGCTGGTTCTGGAGGAGCAGTACAGCTCCACCAAGCTACTGCTGCTGCACGAAGAGGAGTTCATCCAGCAG GTGGTACACAGGAAGGAGGCCCACAACTACAGGTGCCTGTTCCGCGTGTGCTTCTTGCCCAGGGAACCTCTGGACCTGCTGCAGGAGGACCCCGTGGCCTTCGAGTACCTCTACCTGCAG AGTGTGAGCGATGTGCTGCAGGAGCGCTTCGCCGTGGAGATGAAGTGCAACACTGCCTTGCACCTGGCTGCGCTGCACATCCACGAGCGCCTGGACACCTGTGGGCACACACAGCGCGCCTCGCTCAAGAGTATCAC GAAGGACTGGGGAATCGAGAACTTCATCTCACCAACCCTGCTGAGGAACATGAGTGAGAAGGACCTAAAGAAGGCCATTGGATACCATATGAAGAAGATCCAGGCCCTGCTGGAGCCCAAGCAGAAG GTGATATCAGCTACTCAAGCGCGGCTGAGCTACCTGTCCCAGCTGGGCGACCTTCAGTCCTATGGGGGCAAGTGCTTCACGGCCACCATCCTG CTTCAGGACAGAGAGGCCATGGTGAGCTTGCTGGTCGGGGCCAGATATGGCATCAGTCAGGTGATTAACCACAAGCTGAACATCATCAGCACCCTAACCGAATTCAGCGGCATCACCCGTGTGGATCTCCTCCCTGAGTCCGAGAGAGTCAGCCTGGTCAAGATCTACCTGCAGGATGTCAGG CAAATAACCTTGCTGATGGAGTCTGCCGCTGCCAAGGATCTGTCTTGCCTGGTGACAGGCTACTGCAGGCTGTTTGTGGACCCGGCCCAGTCGGTCCTGTCCTGGAGCAGCCCCGCTAAGACCTACCGCATCTCCACTGAGGAAG GGTACGTGTCTCGACGCAGCAGTGACCCGGAGGACTTCCCGGGGGTGGACCATTCGACCAGCGCCCTAGTCGACTTGCACTTCTCTATTGACACCGCTAGGGTGGCGCAGGAGAGAGTcggggagaaggaggagaacaagGAAGAAGGACAAAAGGAGGAAGAGATACAACAGGAGCAGCCGGTTGCGGCTGCGGCGACATCGGAGGAGTGTGTGAATGCAGAGTGTGTGGACAAGGGTGGGGATGCGACTGAGGATGAGCTTTCAGAGCTGTCCAACTGGTGCCCCACTGACTCACGCACCGACGCCAACTCCCTGGACAACCTGGATGAGGATGACCTTGTCCTTTTGAACCCAGACGTCCACCACCCGTATCTGCTGGTCACGTCTGAGAAGCAGGAATTGACGGACAGCGGCTCTGTCCCCTGTCCTGATGCCGTCAGCACCAGTAACGATGACTTCCTTTGCTATGCTGAGCTCTCACGCATGGCGGACTCCCTCCCCAGCCCCACAGAGGCCAcggatgaggaagaggagcaccAGGGTCCCAGACTGCCTCCTCACAGGGACTGTATACTCACTCTGGATGAGATGAACATGCAGTGCCCCACCGACTCCAGACCCCCCTCCGACTGGGCGTGCGACCTTCCTGGTGAACCTCATTGGGCCCAGTCGGAGGAATACACCCCATCCCAAGACTTAGTGTCAGCTCCCATTCTCCAGCCTTCCCCCAGTTTTGTAGACAGCAGCTCGGATGATGAGTTCTTTGACGCAAACGATAGGCTCACGCCCCCAACCGCCCTTGAGGAATTTACAG AGAGCTGCATGGATGCATGTAGCATGACGCGGACACTGAACCTGCACAACCTCAGCGAGGTGGATCTGCAGCGGGCGATGGacctagagctggaggtggacaAGGAGGATGGGGCACAGCAGGCATCCCTAAGTTTAGTGAAGAAGCTCCGCAAGCGACGCTCCTTCGTAGAATCCGTCTACACCTCGCAAGTGTCCTTCCCCACACGTGGTCGGGAGGCGGAGGACCAGGTGCCCTGTGCTGACAGAGAGCTCTTAAACCTGCTCCCAGTGTTGAGAAGTGAGGATGAGAAACCCATTGAACATCCCAACCCGGCTCTTGCTAAACTCTCTCATCCGACTGGTTCTCATGGCAACATGATAAGTGAGGAGCCCCTTAAGGATGCCACGTTGTCTTCTGAGCTCATGGAGATGGAGCCAGATACCATGGAGTTCAAACCCGTGAACCACTTGCTCTCGGGGGCCTCTCGTTTTATTGCGGCTGTACAGAACCACATAGTTCCAGGGGATAGGAAGTGCTCCAGCCCTGACTCGGGTGTGAGGAGGAAGGGGTTGGATTGCACTGGTGCTTCTGTGGTCCTCAAGGAGCCGGTGCTTGGCAGTAAAAAACAGGAACTGAACAATGGAACGAACGGTAAACGAGATGAAGGTTCCTCCCCAGAGCTGGACTCATCTCCACCTGTACACGCAACCATACCTCCTTGTTCCTCAGGAAACAACAGCCCCAGTTCGGAGGAGGCTAAAGAAGCCGAGAGTTACGACGGCGACTCCGAGGCAGAATCTCTCAGTATGACCGCAGACCAGAGAGACGGTAGCTGTCTGGCTCTGGTCAACAAGAAAGGCATATCTCACAGCTGTGAAAGCCTGCTGTTGACAGGAGCAGAAGATCTTGCCTTCTCTGGCACCACTGCTGAAGCGGGAGATGGCGCCGCGCAAGAGCAGACAGCTACTGGCTCCCGAAGCCGCTCCTCGGAGCTTGCGGGCCGTCTGTCGAATTCGACCCTGCGGGCAAAGATCCGGAAGCTTCCCTGCTGCCTGTCCAGGTCCCAGGAGACCCTCAGCACTttaggcagcagcagcagcgccgaTGATCAGAGTCCTTCGCAAAGAATTTCTGAAACAAGCCCGGTTACCACTGAGGTTGGAGACGTCACGGAAGCGGTGGCAGAGGATGCTGAAGAAGCCTGTGAATCTGCAGGGGGAATCGTCGAGTTGGTCAGTGAAGAGCCAGGAGAAGATCAAAAGCTGCTGCGGGAGGTCAACGAGGTCACGTCCATCTCCAGGGTAAAGGGTACCTTGATGCCAGATGCTTCTCCTACTGTGTCGTCTATGGATAAGTTGCTGGAGGCTTGCAAGGACCCCGATAGACTACGTAGCCCTGGGTCGGTTGAGCCGGGAGGCCAATCAGTTGAGGAGATTGAGGGGACGCAGGCCCCCAAAGGAGTATATGAAGGTTTAAAACACTGCGAGTCTCAGCAACCTCAACCTTTACCCCACCCCTGCTCGCAAGGGAAGGCTTGCTTTCTGAGCCCGCCTGCCCTACAGGTGAACCGGACCCCCGGGGAGACCTGTGGGTGCCGGACCACCTACTCCAACTGCTTCAGTGGAGAGCTGGACAGAGCAGCTTTGGATGAGGAGCTGACTTTGCACGAGTTTTCCTGTCGGGCACAGGGATTGCAGGGGATGGGCCTAATAGCGACGACGCCTTCCTCCTTTCCCGTTTCCTCCATATCTTTCTCCTCAAGAGCACCCCTTCCCCGTTCGTCTTTTTCGGAGCTCAGCCCCTTACTGTCCCCTCTGGAGCCCTCGGACTCTCTCCCTCCCGAGTCCCTGCAGGAGGTGCTTGGGGAGCTGCGCAGCCGGCGCTACGCCCTCCCCGGAGGGTTCGCTCACTTGCAGCGGGACCTGGCTGACCTGCTGGTCATCTTACAGGGGGAGCCCCGGAGCCGCAGTCGGCACCACTGGGAGACCTGTGTGGCGCACCTCTCGGAAAACAAACACGTGCTCCACGCCGAGGCGCGGAAGCTCATGTCCGACTGCCAGCGGGTCATCCGAGTGGGCCAGAGCCCCGAGGAGATGCTGCAGTCACTGAGCCAGAGCTTCCGCACGCTCGTGCAGCTGGCCAGCGTGTGCATGTGCTTCTCCAGCTGCAGCCACTGCGAAGGCAGCCTCGGCAACGTGCTGGGTAGCCTGAGGGACATAGCCAAGGCGTACGGGGACTTCTCGCAGGCGGCGGAGCTGGCGTGCGGCCGCAAGAGCTGCCACGATCTCAGTATCAAAGTGCTGGCCAGGCAGTGCACAGCCCTCACCTCCTCCGTCTTCTGCCTCACTCAGCTCTACTGCACCCTCGCCGCTCTCTGA
- the LOC108930769 gene encoding FERM and PDZ domain-containing protein 1-like isoform X2: MGERERSRSPSRRTSRVEQVVGRWLRRSRDSSSRERASGEVKLAGPTGPAITPIKLTVKIARNLHLDSHGFEVSTQLPLLVTEVIAGGPAEGRLLPGDQVLTINNVVTDDLTAEQAAEIIRESWDCVTLTVLRHSAGPKSSFMTAEKRARLKTNPVKVRFAEEVVVNGHSQGNSLLFLPNVLKVYLENGQTKAFKFEAKTTVKDIVLTLKEKLSIRCIEHFALVLEEQYSSTKLLLLHEEEFIQQVVHRKEAHNYRCLFRVCFLPREPLDLLQEDPVAFEYLYLQSVSDVLQERFAVEMKCNTALHLAALHIHERLDTCGHTQRASLKSITKDWGIENFISPTLLRNMSEKDLKKAIGYHMKKIQALLEPKQKVISATQARLSYLSQLGDLQSYGGKCFTATILLQDREAMVSLLVGARYGISQVINHKLNIISTLTEFSGITRVDLLPESERVSLVKIYLQDVRQITLLMESAAAKDLSCLVTGYCRLFVDPAQSVLSWSSPAKTYRISTEEGYVSRRSSDPEDFPGVDHSTSALVDLHFSIDTARVAQERVGEKEENKEEGQKEEEIQQEQPVAAAATSEECVNAECVDKGGDATEDELSELSNWCPTDSRTDANSLDNLDEDDLVLLNPDVHHPYLLVTSEKQELTDSGSVPCPDAVSTSNDDFLCYAELSRMADSLPSPTEATDEEEEHQGPRLPPHRDCILTLDEMNMQCPTDSRPPSDWACDLPGEPHWAQSEEYTPSQDLVSAPILQPSPSFVDSSSDDEFFDANDRLTPPTALEEFTESCMDACSMTRTLNLHNLSEVDLQRAMDLELEVDKEDGAQQASLSLVKKLRKRRSFVESVYTSQVSFPTRGREAEDQVPCADRELLNLLPVLRSEDEKPIEHPNPALAKLSHPTGSHGNMISEEPLKDATLSSELMEMEPDTMEFKPVNHLLSGASRFIAAVQNHIVPGDRKCSSPDSGVRRKGLDCTGASVVLKEPVLGSKKQELNNGTNGKRDEGSSPELDSSPPVHATIPPCSSGNNSPSSEEAKEAESYDGDSEAESLSMTADQRDGSCLALVNKKGISHSCESLLLTGAEDLAFSGTTAEAGDGAAQEQTATGSRSRSSELAGRLSNSTLRAKIRKLPCCLSRSQETLSTLGSSSSADDQSPSQRISETSPVTTEVGDVTEAVAEDAEEACESAGGIVELVSEEPGEDQKLLREVNEVTSISRVKGTLMPDASPTVSSMDKLLEACKDPDRLRSPGSVEPGGQSVEEIEGTQAPKGVYEGLKHCESQQPQPLPHPCSQGKACFLSPPALQVNRTPGETCGCRTTYSNCFSGELDRAALDEELTLHEFSCRAQGLQGMGLIATTPSSFPVSSISFSSRAPLPRSSFSELSPLLSPLEPSDSLPPESLQEVLGELRSRRYALPGGFAHLQRDLADLLVILQGEPRSRSRHHWETCVAHLSENKHVLHAEARKLMSDCQRVIRVGQSPEEMLQSLSQSFRTLVQLASVCMCFSSCSHCEGSLGNVLGSLRDIAKAYGDFSQAAELACGRKSCHDLSIKVLARQCTALTSSVFCLTQLYCTLAAL; this comes from the exons GGGCCAAAGTCTTCCTTCatgacagcagaaaaaagaGCACGTCTCAAGACTAACCCAGTAAAGGTTCGCTTCGCGGAGGAGGTGGTGGTCAACGGTCACTCTCAG gGAAACTCACTGCTCTTCCTGCCCAACGTTCTGAAGGTCTACCTGGAAAACGGCCAGACGAAGGCCTTCAAGTTCGAGGCTAAGACCACGGTGAAG GACATTGTGCTGACTCTGAAGGAGAAGCTGTCCATTCGCTGTATCGAACACTTTGCGCTGGTTCTGGAGGAGCAGTACAGCTCCACCAAGCTACTGCTGCTGCACGAAGAGGAGTTCATCCAGCAG GTGGTACACAGGAAGGAGGCCCACAACTACAGGTGCCTGTTCCGCGTGTGCTTCTTGCCCAGGGAACCTCTGGACCTGCTGCAGGAGGACCCCGTGGCCTTCGAGTACCTCTACCTGCAG AGTGTGAGCGATGTGCTGCAGGAGCGCTTCGCCGTGGAGATGAAGTGCAACACTGCCTTGCACCTGGCTGCGCTGCACATCCACGAGCGCCTGGACACCTGTGGGCACACACAGCGCGCCTCGCTCAAGAGTATCAC GAAGGACTGGGGAATCGAGAACTTCATCTCACCAACCCTGCTGAGGAACATGAGTGAGAAGGACCTAAAGAAGGCCATTGGATACCATATGAAGAAGATCCAGGCCCTGCTGGAGCCCAAGCAGAAG GTGATATCAGCTACTCAAGCGCGGCTGAGCTACCTGTCCCAGCTGGGCGACCTTCAGTCCTATGGGGGCAAGTGCTTCACGGCCACCATCCTG CTTCAGGACAGAGAGGCCATGGTGAGCTTGCTGGTCGGGGCCAGATATGGCATCAGTCAGGTGATTAACCACAAGCTGAACATCATCAGCACCCTAACCGAATTCAGCGGCATCACCCGTGTGGATCTCCTCCCTGAGTCCGAGAGAGTCAGCCTGGTCAAGATCTACCTGCAGGATGTCAGG CAAATAACCTTGCTGATGGAGTCTGCCGCTGCCAAGGATCTGTCTTGCCTGGTGACAGGCTACTGCAGGCTGTTTGTGGACCCGGCCCAGTCGGTCCTGTCCTGGAGCAGCCCCGCTAAGACCTACCGCATCTCCACTGAGGAAG GGTACGTGTCTCGACGCAGCAGTGACCCGGAGGACTTCCCGGGGGTGGACCATTCGACCAGCGCCCTAGTCGACTTGCACTTCTCTATTGACACCGCTAGGGTGGCGCAGGAGAGAGTcggggagaaggaggagaacaagGAAGAAGGACAAAAGGAGGAAGAGATACAACAGGAGCAGCCGGTTGCGGCTGCGGCGACATCGGAGGAGTGTGTGAATGCAGAGTGTGTGGACAAGGGTGGGGATGCGACTGAGGATGAGCTTTCAGAGCTGTCCAACTGGTGCCCCACTGACTCACGCACCGACGCCAACTCCCTGGACAACCTGGATGAGGATGACCTTGTCCTTTTGAACCCAGACGTCCACCACCCGTATCTGCTGGTCACGTCTGAGAAGCAGGAATTGACGGACAGCGGCTCTGTCCCCTGTCCTGATGCCGTCAGCACCAGTAACGATGACTTCCTTTGCTATGCTGAGCTCTCACGCATGGCGGACTCCCTCCCCAGCCCCACAGAGGCCAcggatgaggaagaggagcaccAGGGTCCCAGACTGCCTCCTCACAGGGACTGTATACTCACTCTGGATGAGATGAACATGCAGTGCCCCACCGACTCCAGACCCCCCTCCGACTGGGCGTGCGACCTTCCTGGTGAACCTCATTGGGCCCAGTCGGAGGAATACACCCCATCCCAAGACTTAGTGTCAGCTCCCATTCTCCAGCCTTCCCCCAGTTTTGTAGACAGCAGCTCGGATGATGAGTTCTTTGACGCAAACGATAGGCTCACGCCCCCAACCGCCCTTGAGGAATTTACAG AGAGCTGCATGGATGCATGTAGCATGACGCGGACACTGAACCTGCACAACCTCAGCGAGGTGGATCTGCAGCGGGCGATGGacctagagctggaggtggacaAGGAGGATGGGGCACAGCAGGCATCCCTAAGTTTAGTGAAGAAGCTCCGCAAGCGACGCTCCTTCGTAGAATCCGTCTACACCTCGCAAGTGTCCTTCCCCACACGTGGTCGGGAGGCGGAGGACCAGGTGCCCTGTGCTGACAGAGAGCTCTTAAACCTGCTCCCAGTGTTGAGAAGTGAGGATGAGAAACCCATTGAACATCCCAACCCGGCTCTTGCTAAACTCTCTCATCCGACTGGTTCTCATGGCAACATGATAAGTGAGGAGCCCCTTAAGGATGCCACGTTGTCTTCTGAGCTCATGGAGATGGAGCCAGATACCATGGAGTTCAAACCCGTGAACCACTTGCTCTCGGGGGCCTCTCGTTTTATTGCGGCTGTACAGAACCACATAGTTCCAGGGGATAGGAAGTGCTCCAGCCCTGACTCGGGTGTGAGGAGGAAGGGGTTGGATTGCACTGGTGCTTCTGTGGTCCTCAAGGAGCCGGTGCTTGGCAGTAAAAAACAGGAACTGAACAATGGAACGAACGGTAAACGAGATGAAGGTTCCTCCCCAGAGCTGGACTCATCTCCACCTGTACACGCAACCATACCTCCTTGTTCCTCAGGAAACAACAGCCCCAGTTCGGAGGAGGCTAAAGAAGCCGAGAGTTACGACGGCGACTCCGAGGCAGAATCTCTCAGTATGACCGCAGACCAGAGAGACGGTAGCTGTCTGGCTCTGGTCAACAAGAAAGGCATATCTCACAGCTGTGAAAGCCTGCTGTTGACAGGAGCAGAAGATCTTGCCTTCTCTGGCACCACTGCTGAAGCGGGAGATGGCGCCGCGCAAGAGCAGACAGCTACTGGCTCCCGAAGCCGCTCCTCGGAGCTTGCGGGCCGTCTGTCGAATTCGACCCTGCGGGCAAAGATCCGGAAGCTTCCCTGCTGCCTGTCCAGGTCCCAGGAGACCCTCAGCACTttaggcagcagcagcagcgccgaTGATCAGAGTCCTTCGCAAAGAATTTCTGAAACAAGCCCGGTTACCACTGAGGTTGGAGACGTCACGGAAGCGGTGGCAGAGGATGCTGAAGAAGCCTGTGAATCTGCAGGGGGAATCGTCGAGTTGGTCAGTGAAGAGCCAGGAGAAGATCAAAAGCTGCTGCGGGAGGTCAACGAGGTCACGTCCATCTCCAGGGTAAAGGGTACCTTGATGCCAGATGCTTCTCCTACTGTGTCGTCTATGGATAAGTTGCTGGAGGCTTGCAAGGACCCCGATAGACTACGTAGCCCTGGGTCGGTTGAGCCGGGAGGCCAATCAGTTGAGGAGATTGAGGGGACGCAGGCCCCCAAAGGAGTATATGAAGGTTTAAAACACTGCGAGTCTCAGCAACCTCAACCTTTACCCCACCCCTGCTCGCAAGGGAAGGCTTGCTTTCTGAGCCCGCCTGCCCTACAGGTGAACCGGACCCCCGGGGAGACCTGTGGGTGCCGGACCACCTACTCCAACTGCTTCAGTGGAGAGCTGGACAGAGCAGCTTTGGATGAGGAGCTGACTTTGCACGAGTTTTCCTGTCGGGCACAGGGATTGCAGGGGATGGGCCTAATAGCGACGACGCCTTCCTCCTTTCCCGTTTCCTCCATATCTTTCTCCTCAAGAGCACCCCTTCCCCGTTCGTCTTTTTCGGAGCTCAGCCCCTTACTGTCCCCTCTGGAGCCCTCGGACTCTCTCCCTCCCGAGTCCCTGCAGGAGGTGCTTGGGGAGCTGCGCAGCCGGCGCTACGCCCTCCCCGGAGGGTTCGCTCACTTGCAGCGGGACCTGGCTGACCTGCTGGTCATCTTACAGGGGGAGCCCCGGAGCCGCAGTCGGCACCACTGGGAGACCTGTGTGGCGCACCTCTCGGAAAACAAACACGTGCTCCACGCCGAGGCGCGGAAGCTCATGTCCGACTGCCAGCGGGTCATCCGAGTGGGCCAGAGCCCCGAGGAGATGCTGCAGTCACTGAGCCAGAGCTTCCGCACGCTCGTGCAGCTGGCCAGCGTGTGCATGTGCTTCTCCAGCTGCAGCCACTGCGAAGGCAGCCTCGGCAACGTGCTGGGTAGCCTGAGGGACATAGCCAAGGCGTACGGGGACTTCTCGCAGGCGGCGGAGCTGGCGTGCGGCCGCAAGAGCTGCCACGATCTCAGTATCAAAGTGCTGGCCAGGCAGTGCACAGCCCTCACCTCCTCCGTCTTCTGCCTCACTCAGCTCTACTGCACCCTCGCCGCTCTCTGA